The Acidimicrobiales bacterium genome contains a region encoding:
- a CDS encoding ferritin-like domain-containing protein: protein MATTDTPDRDAEILGRDDVDDLEAILSVSNTDVDEAIHAVRDNADAIFTWDYEKGARPSLEKLYEKAKNSMWNGTTDLPWETPVDQEEFARRMMEMRISMRADMGIDLTGTVFERWGEKEWMDLSIQTQNWSLSQFMHGEQGALLCTAKIVETVPWIDAKYYAATQVMDEARHVEVFARYLDTKLSGHYPINAHLKMLLDDIIEDSRWDMTYLGMQVMVEGLALAAFGMAFQTTPCPLLKQLLRYVMSDEARHVAFGVLSLKEYYAELTEAELLERQEFAFEAAVRMRDRFLQQEVWDRMGVSTKDALQVFNVTPEQKNEDPFQQLLFSKIVPNCKKLGLLDANDGWLRKRFDTLGVTQFESWVDTGEEYELLDEVSKDRAAAEAETA, encoded by the coding sequence ATGGCCACCACCGACACCCCTGACCGCGACGCCGAGATCCTCGGCCGCGACGACGTCGACGACCTGGAGGCCATCCTGTCGGTCTCCAACACCGACGTCGACGAGGCCATCCACGCCGTGCGGGACAACGCGGACGCCATCTTCACCTGGGACTACGAGAAGGGGGCCCGGCCCTCCCTCGAGAAGCTCTACGAGAAGGCCAAGAACTCCATGTGGAACGGCACCACGGACCTGCCGTGGGAGACGCCGGTCGACCAGGAGGAGTTCGCCCGCCGCATGATGGAGATGCGCATCTCCATGCGAGCCGACATGGGCATCGACCTCACCGGCACCGTGTTCGAGCGCTGGGGCGAGAAGGAGTGGATGGACCTCTCCATCCAGACCCAGAACTGGAGCCTCAGCCAGTTCATGCACGGCGAGCAGGGCGCCCTGCTGTGCACGGCCAAGATCGTCGAGACGGTCCCGTGGATCGACGCCAAGTACTACGCCGCCACCCAGGTCATGGACGAGGCCCGCCACGTCGAGGTCTTCGCCCGCTACCTGGACACCAAGCTCTCGGGCCACTACCCGATCAACGCCCACCTCAAGATGCTCCTAGACGACATCATCGAGGACAGCCGGTGGGACATGACCTACCTGGGCATGCAGGTCATGGTCGAGGGCCTGGCCCTGGCCGCCTTCGGCATGGCCTTCCAGACCACCCCCTGCCCCCTGCTCAAGCAGCTCCTCCGTTACGTCATGAGCGACGAGGCCCGCCACGTGGCCTTCGGCGTGCTCAGCCTGAAGGAGTACTACGCCGAGCTGACCGAGGCCGAGCTGCTGGAGCGCCAGGAGTTCGCCTTCGAGGCCGCGGTGCGCATGCGCGACCGGTTCCTCCAGCAAGAGGTGTGGGACCGCATGGGCGTCAGCACCAAGGACGCCCTCCAGGTCTTCAACGTGACCCCGGAGCAGAAGAACGAGGACCCGTTCCAGCAGCTCCTGTTCTCCAAGATCGTGCCCAACTGCAAGAAGCTGGGCCTGCTGGACGCCAACGACGGCTGGCTCCGCAAGCGCTTCGACACCCTGGGCGTGACCCAGTTCGAGAGCTGGGTCGACACCGGCGAGGAGTACGAGCTGCTGGACGAGGTCAGCAAGGACCGCGCCGCGGCCGAGGCTGAGACGGCCTAG
- a CDS encoding sigma factor, translating to MSAVPFAYDTPSPWDEDPSDLYRAHVGVVMRYLEAEVGHDLGEELTVQTFVEAWARRHTFEPEATAFDAWLLDVAAHVLQRHLRRRHRLARRARVAGGRPVSVAQASAWLTWRRGTDPGR from the coding sequence ATGTCCGCCGTCCCGTTCGCCTATGACACGCCCTCGCCCTGGGACGAGGACCCGTCGGACCTGTACCGGGCCCACGTGGGCGTGGTCATGCGCTACCTCGAGGCGGAGGTGGGCCACGACCTGGGCGAGGAGCTGACCGTCCAGACCTTCGTCGAGGCCTGGGCCCGCCGGCACACCTTCGAGCCCGAGGCCACCGCCTTCGACGCCTGGCTGCTCGACGTGGCCGCCCACGTGCTGCAGCGGCACCTCCGGCGGCGGCACCGACTGGCCCGCCGGGCCCGGGTGGCCGGCGGTCGCCCGGTCAGCGTGGCGCAGGCGTCGGCCTGGCTGACCTGGCGGCGGGGGACCGACCCGGGCCGCTGA
- a CDS encoding family 43 glycosylhydrolase: MSKRRTKTAVSIGAVALAMGLVAACGPTLGQPAVGQRPNAPRVFDNSDPAVLVHAGATYLYGSTNNMRLPVRPISSFNGTLGQSQLDWATNPRDAMPDRPAWVDPTEWEIWAPSVTRINGAFVVYFAAKHRAATTNENNDLCIGRADATSPLGPFTPWSTPLYCGLPAEGAIAGQPASNRWGRGALDPEVVRGHDGKLHLLVALSRTRDNIGVVRLDSVGRVVGGINATPTILASQGLPWHDGTVDTTLRGHVFLENPTMAYDPQTKTYLLFYSAGQWNTSSYVTGFARCAAPTGPCTLDTRGPMLMGGNGRSGPGGLTAFRDATGLLRVAYATWTAGREGEVGLLGEYTRKTHWGRITLGSTSDPAAQRVSLS, translated from the coding sequence ATGAGCAAGCGCAGGACGAAGACGGCGGTGTCGATCGGCGCGGTGGCGTTGGCCATGGGCCTGGTGGCGGCGTGCGGGCCCACCCTGGGCCAACCGGCCGTGGGCCAGCGGCCCAACGCGCCCCGGGTGTTCGACAACTCCGACCCGGCCGTGCTGGTCCACGCCGGGGCCACCTACCTGTACGGCTCCACCAACAACATGCGCCTCCCGGTCCGCCCGATCTCCAGCTTCAACGGCACCCTCGGGCAGAGCCAGCTGGACTGGGCCACCAACCCCCGCGACGCCATGCCCGACCGGCCGGCGTGGGTCGACCCGACCGAGTGGGAGATCTGGGCCCCCTCGGTGACCCGGATCAACGGCGCCTTCGTCGTGTACTTCGCGGCCAAGCACCGGGCGGCGACCACCAACGAGAACAACGACCTGTGCATCGGGCGGGCCGACGCCACCTCGCCGCTGGGACCGTTCACGCCCTGGAGCACGCCGCTGTACTGCGGCCTCCCGGCGGAGGGGGCCATCGCCGGGCAGCCCGCCTCCAACCGGTGGGGCCGAGGGGCCCTGGACCCCGAGGTGGTGCGGGGCCACGACGGCAAGCTGCACCTCCTGGTGGCCCTGAGCCGCACCCGGGACAACATCGGCGTGGTCCGTCTCGACAGCGTCGGCCGGGTGGTGGGCGGGATCAACGCCACCCCGACGATCCTCGCCTCCCAGGGCCTGCCCTGGCACGACGGCACCGTCGACACCACGCTCCGGGGCCACGTCTTCCTCGAGAACCCGACCATGGCCTACGACCCGCAGACCAAGACCTACCTGCTCTTCTACTCGGCCGGGCAGTGGAACACCTCCAGCTACGTCACCGGCTTCGCCCGCTGCGCGGCCCCCACCGGCCCGTGCACCCTGGACACGCGGGGCCCGATGCTGATGGGCGGCAACGGCCGGAGCGGGCCCGGGGGGCTCACCGCCTTCCGCGACGCCACCGGCCTGCTGCGGGTGGCCTACGCCACGTGGACGGCGGGCCGCGAGGGCGAGGTGGGGCTCCTGGGCGAGTACACCCGCAAGACCCACTGGGGGCGGATCACCCTCGGCTCCACCTCCGATCCGGCGGCCCAGCGGGTCAGCCTGAGCTAG
- a CDS encoding enoyl-CoA hydratase: MSDVVIVEVADGVATLTLNRPEARNALSTELLRALPRVVADLDADPAVAALVLTGADPAFCAGLDLREVGRGDGGPLRASGAMGGTDAEARARRGPLPHRTKPLIGAVNGAAVTGGLELALACDWLVASERARFADTHARVGIQPGWGLSVLLPEAVGLRRAREMSATGNFVDADTALRWGLVNHVVAHDDLLATAQGLARDVASNDTAAVSRLLATYAEGSETTAGEAWALEARVAAEWQGRAFDPAEVARRRQAITERGRAQQG, encoded by the coding sequence ATGTCCGATGTCGTGATCGTCGAGGTGGCCGACGGGGTCGCCACCCTCACCCTCAACCGACCCGAGGCCCGCAACGCCCTGTCCACCGAGCTGCTGCGGGCCCTGCCCCGGGTGGTGGCCGACCTCGACGCCGACCCCGCGGTGGCCGCCCTGGTGCTGACCGGCGCCGACCCCGCCTTCTGCGCCGGGCTCGACCTGCGGGAGGTGGGCCGCGGCGACGGCGGGCCCCTGCGGGCCAGCGGGGCCATGGGCGGCACCGACGCCGAGGCCCGGGCCCGGCGCGGCCCCCTCCCCCACCGGACCAAGCCCCTCATCGGGGCGGTCAACGGGGCGGCGGTGACCGGCGGGCTGGAGCTGGCCCTGGCCTGCGACTGGCTGGTGGCCTCGGAGCGGGCCCGCTTCGCCGACACCCATGCCCGGGTCGGCATCCAGCCCGGGTGGGGCCTGAGCGTGCTCCTGCCCGAGGCGGTGGGCCTGCGCCGGGCCCGGGAGATGAGCGCCACCGGCAACTTCGTCGACGCCGACACGGCCCTGCGCTGGGGCCTGGTCAACCACGTGGTGGCCCACGACGACCTGCTGGCCACGGCCCAGGGCCTGGCCCGGGACGTGGCCTCCAACGACACCGCGGCGGTGAGCCGCCTGCTGGCCACCTACGCCGAGGGCAGCGAGACCACGGCCGGCGAGGCCTGGGCCCTGGAGGCCCGGGTGGCGGCCGAGTGGCAGGGCCGGGCCTTCGACCCGGCCGAGGTGGCTCGGCGCCGCCAGGCCATCACCGAGCGAGGTCGGGCCCAGCAGGGCTGA